agtccgaataggacaaggagaggggggcggcgccccccccccccttccttcctcccctccacctcttccccctttctctcctagtccaacatggaaaaggggggagtcctactcctactgggagtaggactcctcctgccgtgcctctcctctaggccggccgaaccccccccccccccttgctcctttatatacgggggcagggggaacctctagacacacaattgatcaacgatcttttagccgtgtgcggtgcccccctccaccatattacacctcgataatatcgtagcggtgcttaggcaaagccctgcgtcggtagaacatcatcatcgtcaccacgctgtcgtgctgacaaaactctccctcaacactcggctggatcagagttcgagggacgtcatcgagctgaacgtgtgctgaactcggaggtgccgtacgttcggtacttgatcggtcggatcatgaaggcgtatgactacatcaactgcgttgtgttaacgcttccgctatcggtctacgagggtacgtggacaacactctcccctctcgttgctatgcatcaccatgatcttgcgtgtgcgtaggaaattttttgaaattactacgttccccaacaccgttGACTAaccttctctcacaagcaaaacatgatcacaccttagtactctttgggtgttaatcacatagcgatgtgaactagattattgactagtaaaccctttgggtgttggtgacaaggcgatgtgaactatgggtgttaatcacatgatgatgtgatcTATCAGTTTtaagtcacatggcgatgtgaactagatattgactctagtgcaagtgggaggctgaaggaaatatgccctagaggcaataataaagttgttattttatatttccttatatcatgataaatgtttattagtcatgctagaattttattaaccggaaacttgatacatgtctgaatacatagacaaaacaaagtgtccttagtaagcctctactagactagctcgttaatcaaagatggttaagtttcctaaccatagacatgtgttgtcatttgataaacgggatcacatcattagagaatgatgtgatggacaagacccgttcgttagcttagcattatcattgttatagtttcattgctattgctttcttcatgacttatacatgttcctatgactatgagattatgcaactcccgaatattggaggaacactttgtgtgctatcaaatgtcacaacgtaactgggtgattataaatatgctctataggtgtctccgatggtgtttgttgagttggcatagatcgagattaggatttgtcactccgattgtcggagaggtatctctgggccctctcggtaatgcacgtcactataagccttgcaagcaatgtgactaatgagttagttgcgggatgatgcattacggaatgagtaaagagacttgtcggtaacgagattgaactaggtattgagataccgacgatcgaatctcgggcaagtaacataccgatgacaaagggaacaacgtatactgttatgcggtttgaccgataaagatcttcgtagaatatgtaggagccaatatgagcatccaggttccgctattggttattgaccgaagatgtgtcttagtcatgtctacatagttctcgaacccgtagggtctgcacacttaacgttcgatgacgacttgtattatgagttatgtgatttgatgatcgaagtttgttcggagtcccggatgatatcacggacatgacgaggagtctaaaagtggtcgagaggtaaagatcgatatattggaaggctatattcagacattggaaaggttccgagtgattcgggtatttttcggagtaccggagatttacaggaattcgccgggggaagtagtgggccttaatgggccatacgggaaaggagagaagggcctcaaggggtggccgccgcccccccccccccccatggaaagtctgaattggactagggagggggcggcgcccccctctctttccttctccctctcctactccttccctctctcccctcttggaaaaggaaggggactccaactaggattgggaatcctagctggactccccctataggcgcgcccctcctaggtcggcctcctcccctcctccctcctttatatacgtgggcagggtcaccccaaaggcactccaagatttgtcttagccgtgtgcggtgccccccaccAAGTTACACAACTcagtcatatcatcgtagtgcttaggcgaagccctacgccggtaacttcatcatcgccgtcgctacaccgtcgtgctgacggaactctccttcggcctcaactggatcaagagcccgagggacgtcattgagctgaacgtgtgctgaacgcggaggtgccgtacattcggtacttggatcggttggatcgcgaagacgttcgactacatcaaccgcgttactaaacgcttccgctttcagtctacgagggtacgtggacatactctcccgctcattgctatgcttctcctagataaatcttgcatgatcgtaggaatttttttgaaatactacgttccccaacaaagctcccctccacagtttacacctccggtcatattcagggggcgcctagaagacacatcaattgttccaagccgtgtgtggcgcccccctccatagtttacacctccggtcatattcacgtagtgcttaggcaaagccctgcacggatcacttcaccatcaccgtcaccacgccgtcatgctgacggaactctccctcgacactttgttggatcaagagttcgagggacgtcatcgagctgaacgtgtgcaaaactcggaggtgtcgcacgttcggtgcttgatcggtcagaacaagaagaagttcgactacataaaccgcgttaacaaacgcttccgctttctgtctacgagggtacgtggacatactctccccctctcgttgctatgcatctcctagatagatcttgcatgagtgtaggaatttttttgaaactgcatgctacgttccccaacaagcaTGAGGGAGCACATAAAGAAAATTGGCATGCTAGAGAATACAGATTTGATTAGTGTCAGCTTATCTCCAGTAGAGAGCATAGTGGAGCAACTGAGCAGTCTATTCTCTATCATCTTCATCATAGGCACAGAATCTTGAACTGTTGGTTTGGTGATGCAAAGTGGCAGTCCCAAATATGTGTGAGGCAAGGTACCAATTTTACAGCCCAGCGTATTGGAAAGGAAGGTCATCTTGGCCAATGGAGTGTTGATGGATATCATAGTGGACTTGGCATAATTCACTTTCAGACCAGTATAAGCAGCATAATGTAGCAACAATTTTTTTATATGTGTGAGCTGTCTGGCATCTGCATTTGCAACTAGTATGGTGTCATCTGCATACTTTATAATTGGGTATTCTAAGCAGGAATTATGCAGTATAGGTGAATCAATCATGTCTTGCTGCATGGCCTCATTAAACATTGACTGAAGAAGATCAGCTGCTAATACAAAGATCAAAGGTGAGAGAGGATCACCTTGTTTGACTCCTTTCCTGCAAAGAAACTGTTTCCTTGGGACTCCATTGAGTAGAACAGAGGAATATCATGTACCATAGATCATTTTGATCCAGCTGATCCATCTACTCCCAAAACCTTTAGCTTGCATAATCTCAATGATAGTATCATGATTAATCATATCAAATGCTTTCTCAAAATCCAGCTTCAGAAGAATAATCTCTTTTCTAGACTAGTGGCACTAGTGAATATATTCATATGCCCAAGCTAGGCAGTCTTGAATGCACCTGCTGTTCAAAAAACCATACTGATTCCTATGGACTATCCTGAGGATGAGTCTTTGAAGCTTGTTAGCTAACAGCTTGGTAATGATTTTGAGAGTGTAGTTCAGAAGAGAAATAGGTCTAAACTCTGCTGGAGAGGATGCAGAATCAGTTTTGGGGATTAGAGTGATAAAGAAGTAATTGATACTTTGTAGGTTAACCTCCCCACTATGGAAATCATCAATTAACCTATGAAAGTATGGTGCAAGAATATCCCAACATGATTTCAAGAAAGCAGCATTAAACCCATCTAGCCCAGGAGATTTGTCTGATGGCATGTTCTGAACAACTTCATGAATCGCTCTTCTGGTAAAAGGAGCTTCAAGTCCAGAGAAGTTATTTTGCTGTTGAAGAAGTAATGGATTGGAGGTGCTGCCAGTAGTCCCCATTCTCTCTTTGAATGCTCTATATAGAATAGCAGCCTTGGCCTGATGACTAAAGTGCTCCTGCCCATTCTCATCTTGTAGCATGGCAATATTGTTGTTCCTGAATTTAATAGTAGCCTTTGCTTGAAAATATTTAGTGTTAGCCTCCCCAACTTTGATCTGTCTAATAGTAGCCCTCTGTTGCCAATACAGTCACCGGTGTTCCAATATATCTGATAGATGAGCTTTTAGGATATTCCTACCATTGGCTTCGTCCAGTGTTAAGTCTCTGGCTTCCTCAATAGTATCATAGCAAAGAATCATGAAATTGGTGTTATCAATGATTTTTTTAAGATCTGGTATATTTCTAGCCCAGATTTTAAGACCTTTCCTTAGCCTTTTGAATTTAGTGGCTATGATCTTGGCACTATCTCTGACTACTACTGCTTGTGTCCAGATACTTTTGACAACCTCATGAAAATCCTCATGTTCCAACCAGTAGTTCTCAAACCTGAAAATGTGTGATTTTGGAATTGAAGTACCAATTTTCACCATGATAGGCACATGATCATAAATAGTTTTTGCAAGTCGATATGCAAAAGTAGAAGGATAATTAACAGTCCAAGCTTCAGATGTAAAGCACCAGTCCAGTTTCTCTAGGAGTGGTGCTTCCTGCATATTGCTCCAAGTGAACTGACTTCCCTTTAATGGAATTTCAATAAGAGCTTGGTTGCGGATAGCCTCATTAATCAATGAGTGCTTGATTTACCTTCCACCAAAAAGacccacctgttgatcacttggCAGCTGCCCATTTCCATAATAGGTTTCCCAAATTAGATTTACCCATGGGATATCATGTTTGCTGTAGAACTTGTGAAGATTTTTCATGAGCAGTGCTTTGTTTAGGGTATAAATGTCCATAATACCCAATCCTCCCTGATCTTTTGGCCTGCAGACAATGCTCCATGTCACCATTGCAGGTCTTTTGTCTTCCATATCAGGGCTTCTCCATAGACAATGTCTTAGATACTTGATAATGTGTTTCTTTATATTGAGTCTACCATGATTATTGCGCTGATGTGGAACATCTAAAAACATGAAATGCGAAAGTCTTTGGCAATGACACTAAGTTTGCACCATATTGCTCGGTCGACGGCGGATGGTTTGATCCTTTCGTCTCACCGCTGCAACAATGTTCAGAAAGCAAAACTTGCTCCGGGATTGGAGCTCAGTGTTGTTCCATTTAGCTAGGAGATTATAGCCTTATTTCCCACCTTTTTCTCCGTATTTTTCCGTCTTTTGCACCTGCTACTCTCCAACCCCCATGTACTTCTGGTCTCTCTGGAATTGGCTCTCTTTGCTAATATAAAGGTTCAAGCAAGCGTAAGCCCGTCGTTGATGTGTAAAAAAAAGATAAGCGAGACCATAGCTCTCGCGCGAACTTTGTTTATCTAAACCCTAGAGCTAGGCTCGTACCTCTCTTCCTCCTCTCCCGTGAACACAAATTCAGCAGGAATTCTACCTCTCAGCGTGGCGctggggttgatttcgtgaatctGAGTGTATCTCgagtttttctctctttttttgagGGGGTCTGAGTGTATCTAGTTGATGAGTGTTAGGCCAACTCCagcgcacgaccccaaacggacgtctGTTTTGCCAGGATTcggtccgtttgggtagggcaatggggtcgtgtctgggcctgtcctgggatgcggtggtcgtgcgcccAGCGTGCGGACGCATCCTTTGGCCCCATCCTGTCCGCCACGGCCAAAAATGCCCATATATTCATATTTCAATGTTCAAAACAAGTTCGCACGTCCAAATATTAATTGctgaaaataaaaataattttacaacCCAATCAAAATTATctctaataaaatagttttacaaTCAAATCGAAATTGTCTTGAATGAACATAATGAAccaatacatctattggttgccaataTGAGTCCACACGTGCTCAATCAAGTCACTTTGAAGATCCAAATGAGTGTGCCAATCACGCATTTCACGATGAAATTGGGCAAACTGCTCAAACGTGGCCGGTTCTTGGTGCAAGGGCTCAACATTTTCACCTTGAAAATCAAATCCTTGGTCGAAGATCTTGTCATCACGCTCGTCCtcgacgatcatgttgtgcatgatcacacaagcagtcatcacctcccaaagCTTCCCTTCATCCCATGTCAGTGCAGGGTTTTGAACGATATCCCATCGGGATTGAAGCACACCAAAAGCATGTTCCACATCctttctagcactctcttgcATTTGGGAAAATCTCTTTCTCTTCTCACCTTGGGGGTTCGAGATTGTCTTCACAAAAGTTGACCACTGAGGATATATACCATCAGCTAGGTAGTATCCGTTGTTGTACTGGTGGTCGTTGATCTCAAAGTTGACAGGTGGGGAGTGGCCTTCTGCAAGCCTTACGAAGACTGGAGAACGCtgcagcacgttgatatcattatGAGAACCTACCATGCCGAAGAAAGAATGTCATATCCAAAGATCCTGCGAAGCCACCACTTCTAATATGACAGTGCATGCTTTAACATGCCCCTTGTACTGGCCCTGCCAAGTAAATggacagttcttccactcccagtgcatacaatctatgctgccaagcatgcctggaaagcctctagctgcgttggtcgccaacaatctctctgtatcagcggcatttggctgcctcaagtactcagggccaaacactgccaccacggCCTTGCAGAACTTGTACAGTGACAGCAGACATGTGGACTCACTCATACGCACATACTCATCCATCAGATCGCCTGGAATTCCATATGCAAGCATGCAGATGGCCGCGGTGCATTTCTGGTAAGAGGAGAATCCAAGCTTGCCAAGGGCATCCGTCTTGCACTCGAAGCATGGGTCATGAGCAACCACTCCCTCTCGGATACGATTGAACACATGCCTTGCCATACGAAAACGGCGACGGAATTTATCTGGCTTGAAGAGCAGGGTGTTCGCAAAGTAATCGGCATAGAGCAGGGCGTTGCCTCTCTCCCTGTTGCGGTTCAGGTTGGGAGCACGGCCAGGGAGTGACCCCCTGTACCGAGGAAGCTGCCGTTCAATGTGGTCGTGAACGACTAGTGCAGCCACCACAAGATCTTCATCACCCGAGGACGATTCGTCCGATGAATAAATGAAGTGGTGGAAGAAAAATTCATCTCCACTGGCCATACCTTTGTGGGCAAAGTGTCAAACACCTTGCGGTCGTGGTGGAAAAGAGGCCGCGATGATCACCACGATGCAGCAGGGGTGGTTGGCGGCCGGCTACTGGCCGCTCTCGAGCACTGGAGGGAAGCTGTCGTGGCTGCCGTGGTCCATAAACATCGTCGGCGGTAGTATCCCCTCTGGCACCAGCTACGACGGCGACGGCCAAAACTCCTACAGAAGCGCGGGCGTGGTGGCGGCCATGTCGAGACGTGGTTTGGTATGGACGGCCGGGGGGTTAGCAGTGAGGAGGCGACCGGAGAATagtggcggcgccggcggcggggtgggcGGGGGAGAGCGGGTGAAGGCGTTGGAAGCGAATGGACTGCTAGTGTCCCCGACAGGTGGGCCACGGGGGGACAAGGGCATGTGTCGAGCCCGTCCGTGCGATGTCCGTTTCACCCCAAACTCGGCTCAAGTTTGGTCCAGGAATGGGTCGAAAACGGACGAAATCCGGACATTTGTTCGTTTGGGGCCGCGCGTTAGACCGCACCATTCGTCCGTTCTATCCCAAACGGACGCACCCGGACAGAACGGGGTCGCGCGCGGCCTTACACATGACGTGTCCGTCCTCGTTCCTGAAAGCAACAGTAGGATCCTAGGCCCAGCTTGACCCGGCCCGTTGCCCGGAACAGAGACGAGAGCCAGATGCATGCGCACGCACGCCGTGACGGCAACAAGACAGACTCACCGGACACCGTGGCCGTCGTGACGATGCCAACCTGCCGGCCGGAGGCAGCAACGCAGCGGcccgcacgctccctctacccgTCTGGTGGTCGTCGTTACCCGTGCGATACGCACGCCAAGGTGGGACACAGTTAAGTCGCGCTCGGTCGATGCCCGTTGGCCGATCTGATGCTACAGCGTGTCGATAGCCGATCTGTTGCCGTGGCAAGTGGCGATGAATTTCTGGCTCGACGAGTCTTGCTCCTGCCAAGTTAGGCCGTTATTGAAATCTCTCGCTTTCGGGCTGCACTATATTTGACTACGGGAGTTACTGCACTAGATTTTCTTCGCTGTCTGAATCTTGTGTTGGAACATTTTGCTCAGTCAGAAAGCCTTTGGAGAAATAATTTCTTTTATTGCAagaaaactttcaatctattcatcttcaaatATGACAGTACAACGACAACAGAAACGATAAAAACTACATCTAGATCCATGGACCACCTAGCTACGACTACAAGCACTCAAGCGAGCCGAAAGTGCGCCgtcgtcatcgcccctccctcgctaGAGCTAGACAAAACTTATTATAGTAGACAGTAAAAAAGTCGTCGTGATAAGGCATCATAGGACTAGCGCAACAGAACAGCAACCACCACCATCGGAAGAAAACTTTTCATGACTCCAGCAacacaatgtgtgtgtgtgtgtgtgtgttttataGCACCCCTTTGGGGCAGGAACATTCAACGTTTTTTCGTGTTTGTCATAGCCAAGCAAACCATGTCCGTCTTCAAATGAGGAGCCACATGCCTGTATCTCCGAGCTGGAATCAAGAAAGAAATGTCCGGTAACATAGTCGCGTGCGTAGCTCAAGCTAGCAGCTGACACATACACAACGTACAGAGTACGTTGTGAaaaagcacagagtacagaaataGACACGTTCCATTCGCCATAAAATAGCCAGCAAAGCTCAAGGGAGTCAATCCTGTGGGCTGTAGTGCGAGCTAGGCTGTTGGACCAGCAATGGGCGACTCCTTTCTCCAGCGCCGCTGAAAGGGACGCGCTGAATTCCCAACCAATTCTTCTGTTTCCAGGTCTGCTACTATTAAACTAACAGTAGACGGTGCTTATAGCCCAGAAATTCCCACTTAGGCGCTGATCGAGCTGCACTCCAGTTCGCAGTTGCGTATGATTCAGTGCATCCCCACGTGCTTTTCGTTATGACGACTAGTAGCTAGCAGTACTCAGATGAGCCCAACGAAAATTACTAAAGTCTTATTCTTCGTACGTTTGGCTTTTAAAAAAAATacaggcaaaagatttgcctcatcaGGAAAAGAAGAGTTTGTAGGTACATTCGGCTTTGAATACTAAGCTTAGAACGTACGAAGACATGGGGTATAAACGTACTCAGAGCCGCTGCAAATTTATGGGATCGACAGGAGAAGAACCGCTGCCAACCCACGGTCCCGTTGATGTTGACATGCAGTTATGCACCTTGGCCTGTTGCACAGCGGAAGGCAGGTCGGCCATGCAATCTCTATCGCGTGCTTTAGTTTACATTACAAAACACGAAAGGAAAAAAAACGTAGTACTCCATCTGCTTGGACTGATAGTCACGTCCCGTTGAAACGTTAAACGGAAAACGTCAACATAATCCCCAAAGGAGGCCAGCGATAAAGATACGGTATCTATCAGGCATGATGTGCATGTACAGGTTCAAAAATGCTGTGCTGAATAGGCCACGCCGGGGCAATCACTATGAGTAGTGGACTACAAGGTCGAACGAACTTAAGTATCATTCTCCTTCTTCGTGACATGGAAGTTTACTCCAGTCTAAATTTTCCAAGAAACCAAATGAATCACATGGACGCAGGCGGAGCGGAGAGGAGGAGAAAAGCCTTGTCGTTCATTAATGAGGCGGCTGGCCTGGCCCCACGCCACGGCTGCTCCCACCACCCTCGCCCGGAGGCAGCAATGATAGATCCTCCAACCTAGCAGGCAGGCAGCGAAGAAGGGAAAGAATGACACCGCTACCCAAAGCAGCCAGCCAAGCCATAGACAACCCCAGTCCTAGCCACTAGCTACAACGAACAAGCTCAGACCCAGCCAGCCTTGTGGCTCCGGTTGGACTGGCCGGTACCGTTGCCGCTCCTGATGGGGAACTGCGCCGGCGTGCAGGGGAACGCCGAGATCAACCCGACCTTCAGTGCTCCCAACACCTCAGGTACTCTACCACTCTACTGCGCTTCGCTTCGCCTCGCTTCTTGGTTG
This genomic window from Aegilops tauschii subsp. strangulata cultivar AL8/78 chromosome 4, Aet v6.0, whole genome shotgun sequence contains:
- the LOC109767154 gene encoding uncharacterized protein — translated: MASGDEFFFHHFIYSSDESSSGDEDLVVAALVVHDHIERQLPRYRGSLPGRAPNLNRNRERGNALLYADYFANTLLFKPDKFRRRFRMARHVFNRIREGVVAHDPCFECKTDALGKLGFSSYQKCTAAICMLAYGIPGDLMDEYVRMSSHNDINVLQRSPVFVRLAEGHSPPVNFEINDHQYNNGYYLADGIYPQWSTFVKTISNPQGEKRKRFSQMQESARKDVEHAFGVLQSRWDIVQNPALTWDEGKLWEVMTACVIMHNMIVEDERDDKIFDQGFDFQGENVEPLHQEPATFEQFAQFHREMRDWHTHLDLQSDLIEHVWTHIGNQ